One Desulfovulcanus ferrireducens genomic region harbors:
- a CDS encoding phosphomannose isomerase type II C-terminal cupin domain: MTAQITKEEFIQLTERRPWGSFTVLADEPDHKVKRIVVKPGQRLSLQRHKRRQEHWLIVRGEAVVTLNDRELQLRAGDAVDIGCGVIHRVQNKRVENLVFIEIQLGDYFGEDDIERLEDDYGRAP; the protein is encoded by the coding sequence ATGACGGCTCAGATAACAAAAGAAGAATTTATCCAGTTAACCGAACGCCGTCCCTGGGGAAGTTTTACCGTATTGGCTGATGAACCAGACCACAAGGTAAAGCGGATTGTGGTCAAACCAGGCCAGAGACTTTCTCTTCAGCGGCACAAGCGCCGCCAGGAACACTGGCTGATAGTCAGGGGGGAGGCAGTTGTCACTCTTAATGACAGAGAGCTTCAACTCAGGGCGGGGGATGCGGTGGACATTGGTTGCGGAGTAATTCACCGGGTGCAAAATAAAAGGGTCGAAAATTTGGTTTTTATTGAAATTCAACTGGGAGATTACTTTGGCGAGGACGATATTGAGCGACTGGAGGACGACTATGGTCGAGCACCTTAA
- a CDS encoding glucosyl-3-phosphoglycerate synthase yields the protein MQNINSWLKSNTFHHSQFKDISRLVEEKEKQGLTISLCIPTLNEEKTIGKEVVIFKSELMDRYPLIDELAVIDSGSTDRTLEVAASFGADVYLSAEILPQMGAKRGKGENLWKAIYQLKGDIIVYVDADIKNIHPRFVYGLVAPLIYRREIKYVKAFYDRPLALSGQIRPSGGGRVTEILIRPLFSLFFPELTALVQPLSGEYAARREILEKIPFPIGYGVETSHLIDVYSEWGLDALAQTDLDRRVHRHQTTQALGKMAFGILRVFFKRLKQRGIVECLPELPTFLRQFQAHGEQHEQIVYEIFEEERPPMIELEVYRNQHK from the coding sequence GTGCAGAACATCAACAGCTGGTTAAAGTCAAATACTTTTCATCATAGTCAATTTAAAGATATTTCCCGGCTCGTAGAAGAAAAGGAGAAACAAGGCTTAACCATTTCTTTGTGTATTCCAACTTTGAATGAAGAAAAGACCATTGGCAAGGAAGTGGTGATTTTTAAATCAGAGCTGATGGATCGTTACCCATTGATAGATGAATTGGCTGTAATTGATTCCGGCTCTACAGACAGAACCCTGGAAGTGGCGGCCTCCTTTGGAGCGGATGTGTATCTGTCAGCAGAGATACTGCCTCAGATGGGCGCCAAGCGCGGTAAAGGTGAAAATTTATGGAAGGCCATTTATCAACTAAAGGGCGATATTATTGTCTATGTTGATGCGGACATAAAAAATATCCATCCCCGTTTTGTCTATGGCCTGGTTGCACCCCTCATTTATCGTCGCGAGATCAAGTATGTGAAAGCCTTTTACGATCGCCCACTGGCCCTTTCCGGTCAAATCAGGCCATCGGGAGGCGGTCGGGTAACAGAGATCCTGATCCGGCCTCTATTTTCTTTATTTTTCCCCGAACTGACTGCCCTGGTGCAACCTCTTTCTGGAGAATATGCGGCCAGACGGGAGATCCTGGAAAAGATCCCTTTTCCGATAGGTTATGGAGTGGAGACATCCCATCTTATTGATGTCTATTCAGAATGGGGCTTGGATGCCCTGGCCCAGACCGACCTTGACCGCAGAGTCCACCGCCACCAGACTACACAGGCTCTCGGCAAGATGGCCTTTGGCATTCTGCGCGTGTTTTTTAAACGGCTTAAACAAAGAGGGATCGTGGAGTGTTTACCTGAGCTGCCCACTTTTTTGCGTCAGTTTCAGGCCCATGGCGAACAACATGAACAGATTGTCTATGAAATATTTGAGGAAGAAAGGCCTCCCATGATTGAACTAGAGGTCTACCGCAACCAACATAAATAA
- a CDS encoding HAD family hydrolase — MDDIKELCQLIHSLSRPLNPIPTNCPPELASLHARAVIFDVYGTMLVSAAGDIGTDTGDAAAGADAHEHIFWQAIEDAGLVPSLSVSPCPSVSASHFPRVKDIRGTSILQQLIKEEHNKKQEQGIDYPEVNILDIWRQASAVLGIEQLDELSLQKLALAYELRVNPVWPMPGLKETLGTLQQRGIVLGIISNAQFYTPLILETLLHASLPDIGFQAEFCIWSYEEGMAKPSVNLFSRLQKRLQKKNILPHEVLYVGNDMLKDIWPAMHIGWKTALFAGDRRSLRWREGDERVTGLRPRVVINDLRQLCVCLDRKYSTSS, encoded by the coding sequence ATGGACGACATAAAAGAGTTATGTCAGCTTATACATAGTTTAAGCCGTCCTTTAAACCCCATTCCCACCAATTGCCCGCCAGAACTTGCTTCATTACACGCACGGGCCGTTATCTTTGATGTCTATGGTACCATGCTCGTTTCCGCAGCTGGCGATATCGGCACTGACACTGGAGATGCGGCAGCAGGCGCTGACGCTCATGAACATATCTTCTGGCAGGCAATAGAAGATGCAGGTCTGGTGCCTAGCCTCTCCGTGTCTCCGTGTCCATCCGTCTCCGCGTCCCACTTTCCTCGTGTCAAAGATATCAGGGGCACGAGCATCCTACAGCAGTTGATTAAAGAGGAACATAACAAAAAACAGGAACAGGGGATAGACTATCCTGAGGTCAATATTCTTGATATCTGGCGCCAAGCAAGTGCTGTCCTGGGGATAGAACAGCTGGATGAGCTTTCCCTGCAGAAATTGGCCCTGGCCTATGAGCTCCGCGTTAATCCGGTCTGGCCCATGCCCGGGCTTAAGGAAACACTTGGCACTCTGCAGCAAAGAGGGATTGTCCTGGGTATCATCTCCAATGCCCAGTTTTATACTCCTCTTATTTTAGAGACCCTGCTCCATGCTTCCCTTCCAGATATTGGTTTTCAGGCAGAGTTTTGTATCTGGTCTTATGAGGAAGGCATGGCAAAACCATCGGTTAATCTTTTTTCCAGATTACAAAAAAGGCTCCAGAAAAAAAATATTTTGCCTCACGAGGTGCTCTATGTGGGGAATGATATGCTTAAAGATATCTGGCCAGCAATGCACATAGGGTGGAAAACAGCCCTGTTTGCTGGCGACAGAAGATCACTGCGCTGGCGGGAAGGAGATGAGCGGGTAACGGGCTTGAGACCCCGGGTGGTGATTAATGACTTACGGCAGCTTTGCGTGTGTTTGGATAGGAAATACAGTACAAGTTCTTAA